A genomic window from Exiguobacterium acetylicum DSM 20416 includes:
- the yajC gene encoding preprotein translocase subunit YajC, which produces MEGLITFLPMILIFVVFYFLLIRPQNKRQKQVRQMQNELSRGDSIVTIGGLHGVVQKVDDMTVTLKSGNAQLTFNRSAVAEVTKKSTTVMDDETVE; this is translated from the coding sequence ATGGAAGGCTTAATCACATTCCTCCCGATGATCTTGATCTTCGTGGTGTTCTATTTCTTGTTGATCCGTCCACAGAACAAACGCCAGAAGCAAGTGCGTCAGATGCAAAATGAACTCTCACGCGGCGACTCGATCGTTACGATCGGTGGTCTTCACGGGGTTGTCCAAAAAGTTGACGACATGACGGTGACATTGAAGTCAGGTAATGCACAATTGACATTCAACCGAAGTGCTGTCGCAGAAGTGACGAAAAAATCAACGACTGTCATGGACGACGAAACTGTCGAATAA
- the tgt gene encoding tRNA guanosine(34) transglycosylase Tgt, which produces MTKHAVTYEHIKTCKQSGARLGIVHTPHGSFETPVFMPVGTQATVKTMAPEQIKDMNANIILANTYHLWVRPGHDVIKEAGGLHKFMNWDGAILTDSGGFQVFSLADLRNISEEGVHFRNHLNGDKLFLSPEKAMEIQNALGSDIMMAFDECPPYPASHEYMKASVERTSRWAERCLAAHERPHDQALFGIIQGGEYEDLRRQSAKDLVALDFPGYAVGGLSVGEPKDVMYRALEFTTPLMPEDKPRYLMGVGSPDALIEGAIRGIDMFDCVLPTRIARNGTLMTSQGRLVVRNAKYARDFRPLDEKCDCYACKNYSRSYIHHLIRAQETFGLHLCSTHNLHFLVKLMEGVRQAIREDRLLDFKEEFFEEYGYNLPNAKNF; this is translated from the coding sequence ATGACAAAACACGCGGTAACATACGAACATATCAAAACATGTAAACAATCCGGAGCGCGGTTAGGAATCGTCCACACGCCGCACGGCAGTTTCGAGACACCGGTCTTCATGCCGGTTGGAACACAAGCAACGGTCAAGACGATGGCACCGGAACAAATCAAGGACATGAACGCGAACATCATCCTCGCGAACACGTACCACCTCTGGGTGCGTCCAGGACATGATGTCATCAAGGAAGCGGGCGGTCTGCATAAATTCATGAACTGGGATGGCGCGATTCTGACGGACTCAGGTGGTTTCCAAGTGTTCTCACTTGCTGACCTCCGGAACATTTCTGAGGAGGGTGTTCATTTCCGTAACCACTTGAACGGGGACAAATTGTTCTTGTCACCGGAAAAAGCGATGGAAATTCAAAATGCACTCGGTTCAGATATCATGATGGCGTTTGATGAGTGCCCACCGTACCCAGCTTCTCACGAGTACATGAAAGCATCTGTCGAACGAACGAGCCGCTGGGCGGAACGTTGTCTTGCTGCGCATGAACGTCCACACGATCAAGCGCTGTTCGGTATCATCCAAGGTGGAGAATACGAAGACTTACGTCGTCAAAGTGCAAAAGACCTCGTTGCCCTTGATTTCCCTGGTTATGCGGTCGGTGGTCTATCGGTCGGAGAGCCAAAAGACGTCATGTACCGTGCGCTCGAATTCACGACACCACTCATGCCGGAAGACAAGCCTCGTTATTTGATGGGCGTCGGTTCACCGGACGCATTGATCGAGGGTGCGATCCGCGGAATCGATATGTTCGACTGTGTCTTACCGACACGGATCGCGCGAAACGGCACATTGATGACATCACAAGGACGTCTCGTCGTCCGGAACGCGAAGTATGCACGTGATTTCCGTCCGCTCGATGAGAAATGTGATTGCTACGCGTGCAAGAACTACTCGCGTTCGTACATCCATCACTTGATCCGTGCGCAAGAAACGTTCGGTCTGCATCTGTGTTCGACACACAATCTTCACTTCCTCGTCAAGTTGATGGAAGGCGTTCGCCAAGCGATTCGTGAGGATCGCCTGCTCGATTTCAAGGAAGAATTCTTCGAAGAATACGGTTACAATTTACCGAACGCAAAGAATTTCTAA
- the queA gene encoding tRNA preQ1(34) S-adenosylmethionine ribosyltransferase-isomerase QueA, producing MDVNLFDFHLPEEQIAQVPLLDRTSSKLMVLDRETGAIQHQHFHDIVDHFREGDTLVINDTKVLPARLFGVKEETGGKIELLLLKQTSDDVWETLAKPAKRVKPGTILSFGDGLLRAECVEALEDGGRILKFFYDGIFYEVLDQLGTMPLPPYIHEQLEDQDRYQTVYARERGSAAAPTAGLHFTPELLEALKAKGVRIAPLTLHVGLGTFRPVSVDDVDSHKMHSEYYELPESSAALLRETRKQGGRIIAVGTTSTRTLETVIRDHGDFVEATGWTDIFIFPGQEVKGIDGLITNFHLPKSTLIMLVSALSTREHILHAYEEAVANGYRFFSFGDAMFLTREERN from the coding sequence ATGGATGTAAACTTATTTGATTTTCATTTACCAGAAGAACAAATTGCTCAAGTGCCATTGCTCGACCGGACGAGTTCGAAATTGATGGTTCTCGATCGGGAGACAGGTGCGATTCAGCATCAGCACTTCCATGATATCGTCGACCACTTCCGGGAGGGCGATACACTCGTCATCAATGATACAAAAGTCTTACCGGCACGTCTCTTTGGTGTGAAGGAAGAGACGGGTGGGAAGATCGAACTGTTACTCTTGAAGCAAACGAGTGACGATGTTTGGGAAACACTTGCGAAACCGGCAAAACGCGTCAAACCAGGAACGATTTTGTCGTTTGGTGACGGATTACTCCGTGCTGAGTGTGTCGAAGCACTTGAAGACGGGGGACGAATCCTGAAGTTTTTCTATGACGGCATTTTTTATGAAGTGCTCGACCAACTCGGAACGATGCCACTGCCACCATACATTCATGAACAACTCGAGGATCAAGATCGTTATCAGACGGTCTACGCTCGCGAACGCGGAAGTGCTGCAGCACCAACAGCCGGGCTTCATTTCACGCCGGAATTGCTTGAAGCATTAAAAGCGAAGGGCGTCCGGATCGCACCGTTGACGCTACACGTTGGACTTGGCACGTTCCGTCCTGTCTCGGTCGACGACGTCGATAGTCATAAAATGCACAGTGAGTACTACGAACTGCCGGAAAGTTCAGCTGCCTTGCTACGCGAAACACGGAAACAAGGCGGACGGATCATCGCAGTCGGAACGACATCGACACGGACGCTTGAAACGGTCATTCGTGACCATGGCGACTTCGTCGAAGCAACGGGCTGGACGGACATCTTCATCTTCCCAGGTCAGGAAGTCAAAGGGATTGATGGATTGATTACGAACTTCCACTTACCAAAATCAACATTGATCATGCTCGTGTCCGCGTTATCGACACGAGAACACATTCTGCATGCCTACGAAGAAGCAGTTGCAAACGGCTATCGCTTCTTTAGCTTTGGTGATGCGATGTTCTTAACGAGAGAGGAACGAAACTAA
- the ruvB gene encoding Holliday junction branch migration DNA helicase RuvB, with protein MEERILSESAHAEDQEEWSLRPQTLEQYIGQEKAKGNLSVFIEAAKIRQETLDHVLLYGPPGLGKTTLATIIANEMGVGIKTTAGPAIERPGDLAAILSSLEPGDVLFIDEIHRLSRSIEEILYPAMEDYCLDIVIGQGELARSVRIDLPPFTLVGATTRAGMLSAPLRDRFGVTLKLEYYTMSELSAIVTRTSRLFGFEADRLAAEAIALRSRGTPRVANRLLRRVRDFAQVAHQTEIDATLATSALDRLHVDALGLDDVDHRLLRSLAERFAGGPVGLETIAATIGEDAQTIEDVYEPYLLQQGFLQRTPRGRVLTPFARQHLGLKEGN; from the coding sequence ATGGAAGAGCGCATTTTGTCAGAATCCGCCCATGCGGAAGATCAAGAAGAGTGGAGTCTGCGTCCTCAAACGCTCGAGCAATATATCGGGCAGGAGAAAGCAAAAGGAAATTTAAGTGTCTTCATCGAGGCGGCAAAAATTCGTCAGGAAACACTCGATCACGTTCTTCTCTACGGTCCTCCGGGGCTCGGGAAGACGACGCTTGCAACGATCATCGCGAACGAGATGGGAGTCGGCATCAAGACGACAGCCGGTCCTGCGATCGAACGACCGGGTGATTTGGCAGCAATCCTATCATCACTGGAACCGGGTGATGTCCTGTTCATCGACGAGATTCATCGATTGAGTCGATCGATCGAAGAGATCCTTTATCCGGCGATGGAGGATTATTGTCTCGATATCGTCATCGGCCAAGGTGAACTTGCCCGCAGTGTTCGGATTGACTTGCCACCGTTTACGCTCGTCGGTGCAACGACACGTGCGGGGATGTTATCAGCACCGCTACGTGATCGTTTTGGCGTGACGCTGAAGCTTGAATATTATACGATGTCAGAGTTGTCTGCCATCGTGACCCGGACGTCACGATTGTTCGGATTCGAAGCGGATCGTCTGGCAGCAGAAGCCATCGCGCTCCGTTCACGCGGAACACCACGTGTCGCGAACCGGTTATTACGGCGTGTCCGTGATTTTGCTCAAGTCGCCCATCAAACCGAGATCGATGCCACGCTTGCGACAAGTGCGCTTGATCGCTTGCATGTCGATGCGCTCGGACTCGACGATGTCGACCATCGTTTACTACGATCGCTTGCAGAACGGTTTGCCGGTGGTCCGGTCGGACTCGAGACGATCGCAGCGACGATCGGAGAAGATGCGCAGACGATCGAGGATGTGTATGAACCATATCTACTGCAACAAGGATTTTTACAACGTACCCCGCGCGGACGTGTCTTAACACCGTTCGCCCGCCAACATTTAGGACTGAAAGAAGGAAATTGA
- the ruvA gene encoding Holliday junction branch migration protein RuvA: MIEFVRGEVAYVCAEFVTVEVGGIGYKIVAPNPFFYRTGDEQIIVYTYHYVREDQEVLFGFRSRRERALFTKLLGVTGIGPKGALAIVASGNVDALVEAIEQEKESYLVKFPGVGKKTAKQMTLDLKGKLAELAPDYVPSEGLFAQGNTELNEACEALTALGYSDREVEKVKKALQAEVLSTDQYVKRALQLLLNVR; the protein is encoded by the coding sequence TTGATAGAATTCGTACGCGGCGAAGTCGCTTATGTCTGTGCGGAATTCGTGACGGTAGAAGTTGGCGGGATTGGCTACAAAATCGTAGCACCGAACCCGTTTTTTTATCGGACCGGAGACGAACAGATCATCGTATATACGTATCATTATGTCCGTGAGGACCAAGAAGTCTTATTTGGATTCCGTTCCCGTCGTGAGCGTGCCTTGTTCACGAAGTTGCTCGGTGTAACTGGGATTGGACCAAAAGGAGCGCTTGCGATCGTCGCATCAGGGAATGTCGATGCGCTCGTTGAAGCGATTGAACAAGAGAAAGAAAGTTATCTCGTCAAATTCCCAGGTGTCGGCAAGAAAACAGCGAAGCAAATGACGCTCGACCTAAAAGGAAAGTTAGCTGAGCTCGCACCGGATTACGTACCGAGCGAAGGCTTGTTCGCGCAAGGCAATACTGAGCTGAATGAAGCTTGTGAAGCCTTAACGGCGCTTGGTTACAGTGACCGAGAAGTCGAGAAAGTCAAAAAAGCGTTGCAGGCAGAAGTCCTGTCGACGGATCAATATGTCAAACGGGCACTCCAGTTGTTATTGAATGTGAGGTGA
- the nadC gene encoding carboxylating nicotinate-nucleotide diphosphorylase, with product MNKWQLRQQLEAFLIEDIGQWDITSEGCLTGQERGTGRFLAKEDGVFCGADIIREMAHLLQVDVTIHVAEGAVVTRGTLLAEWSGSLQDILSGERVALNLVQRLSGIATKTRQAVEMAAGRIRITDTRKTTPGLRMLEKHAVRVGGGYSHRGRLDDAVMIKDNHITVAGSITEAVTRAKRVAGHTTPIEVEVETEAEVLEAVAARVDIIMLDNRTPAEIKQLRQLIPPHITVELSGGITLDTLSDFADSGADVISLGALTHSATALDISMKIEGGKKDVI from the coding sequence TTGAACAAGTGGCAGTTACGGCAACAACTGGAGGCATTTTTAATCGAGGATATCGGACAGTGGGACATCACGAGTGAAGGATGTCTGACGGGACAAGAACGCGGGACCGGTCGTTTTTTAGCAAAGGAAGACGGAGTTTTTTGCGGAGCAGACATCATTCGGGAGATGGCGCATCTGTTACAAGTCGACGTGACGATTCATGTAGCGGAAGGGGCGGTCGTCACGCGAGGCACACTCCTTGCCGAGTGGTCTGGTTCGTTACAGGATATTTTAAGTGGAGAACGGGTCGCCTTGAACTTGGTGCAACGTTTATCCGGGATTGCGACGAAGACACGTCAAGCCGTTGAAATGGCAGCAGGACGAATCCGAATCACGGATACACGAAAGACGACCCCTGGATTACGAATGCTCGAAAAACATGCCGTTCGCGTCGGGGGTGGTTATAGTCATCGCGGACGTCTCGATGACGCCGTCATGATCAAGGACAACCACATCACAGTAGCGGGATCGATTACGGAAGCGGTGACGCGAGCAAAACGTGTCGCGGGTCATACGACACCAATTGAAGTCGAAGTCGAGACGGAAGCGGAAGTGCTGGAGGCAGTGGCTGCAAGAGTCGATATCATCATGCTCGATAACCGGACACCAGCAGAAATCAAACAGCTCCGGCAATTGATTCCACCGCACATCACGGTCGAACTATCCGGTGGGATTACGCTAGACACGTTATCAGACTTTGCAGATAGCGGAGCAGACGTCATCTCACTCGGGGCACTCACCCATTCAGCAACAGCACTTGATATCAGCATGAAAATCGAAGGAGGAAAAAAAGATGTCATTTGA